Proteins encoded by one window of Microbacterium testaceum:
- a CDS encoding glucose-6-phosphate dehydrogenase — protein MAADTTLIILGASGDLTSRLLLPALGQLLSREPKRSVRLHGAGMEDWTDEHWREVVRKAFQTMDADSAFAAVSDTTYSQADITKADDLQKLLDDADGRPALYFAVPPAVTEKACLALSDVTIPEGTVLALEKPFGTDEASAHTLNTQLATLVPEDQVFRIDHFLGRSTVLNLLGTRFANRIIESVWSADDIASIRIDFPEALGLEGRAGYYDAAGALVDMIQSHLLQVMAFVTMEPPASLDQLDLRDATSAVLRATHVKDDDPVANSRRARYTAGDVGDRHFPSYVDEPGVDASRGTETLAEMTVEVRTARWQGVPILLRSGKALGAGDPAVTVAFKPVRHLPVGFVGESEPSEMVFSLGPDTISLGLNINGADDPLDLERVNLSTHLGEGALKAYGEVLSGILDGDAMLAVRGDAAEQCWRIVQPVIDAWRKNEVPLDEYPAGTAGPSSWND, from the coding sequence ATGGCGGCGGACACCACCCTGATCATCCTGGGCGCTTCGGGCGACCTCACCTCGCGACTGCTCCTCCCGGCCCTCGGCCAGCTGCTCTCGCGCGAACCGAAGCGATCGGTGCGCCTGCACGGGGCGGGCATGGAGGACTGGACCGACGAGCACTGGCGCGAGGTCGTGCGCAAGGCCTTCCAGACGATGGATGCCGACTCCGCGTTCGCCGCGGTCTCCGACACAACGTACTCACAGGCCGACATCACGAAGGCCGACGACCTGCAGAAGCTCCTCGACGACGCCGATGGCCGCCCCGCGCTGTACTTCGCGGTGCCCCCGGCCGTCACCGAGAAGGCCTGCCTCGCGCTGAGCGACGTGACCATCCCCGAGGGCACGGTCCTGGCCCTCGAGAAACCGTTCGGCACCGACGAGGCGAGCGCGCACACGCTCAACACGCAGCTGGCGACCCTCGTGCCCGAAGACCAGGTCTTCCGCATCGATCACTTCCTCGGCCGCTCGACCGTGCTGAACCTGCTCGGAACGCGCTTCGCGAACCGCATCATCGAGAGCGTCTGGTCGGCCGACGACATCGCCTCCATCCGCATCGACTTCCCCGAGGCCCTCGGCCTCGAGGGCCGGGCCGGGTACTACGACGCCGCCGGCGCCCTGGTCGACATGATCCAGAGCCACCTCCTGCAGGTCATGGCGTTCGTCACGATGGAGCCCCCGGCATCCCTCGATCAACTCGACCTGCGCGACGCGACCTCCGCGGTCCTGCGTGCGACGCACGTCAAAGACGACGACCCGGTCGCGAACTCCCGCCGCGCACGCTACACCGCGGGCGATGTGGGCGACCGCCACTTCCCCTCGTACGTCGACGAGCCGGGCGTCGACGCGTCGCGGGGCACCGAGACCCTGGCCGAGATGACCGTCGAGGTGCGCACGGCCCGCTGGCAGGGGGTTCCGATCCTGCTGCGGTCCGGCAAGGCGCTCGGCGCGGGCGACCCGGCCGTCACGGTCGCGTTCAAGCCCGTGCGGCACCTCCCCGTCGGCTTCGTCGGCGAGAGCGAGCCCTCCGAGATGGTGTTCTCGCTCGGCCCCGACACGATCAGCCTCGGCCTGAACATCAACGGCGCCGACGACCCGCTCGACCTCGAGCGGGTGAACCTGTCGACCCACCTCGGCGAGGGCGCCCTCAAGGCCTACGGCGAGGTGCTCTCGGGCATCCTCGACGGAGACGCCATGCTCGCCGTCCGCGGCGACGCGGCCGAGCAGTGCTGGCGCATCGTGCAGCCCGTCATCGACGCGTGGCGCAAGAACGAGGTGCCTCTCGACGAGTACCCGGCGGGCACCGCGGGACCGTCGTCCTGGAACGACTGA
- the rraA gene encoding ribonuclease E activity regulator RraA — protein sequence MTIATADLYDERGDELDSLSLAMIDLGGHVAFDGPIRTVRCHRDNALVKRVLATPGDGAVLVVDGGGSLESALVGDLIAASAVDNGWAGVIVNGAIRDRAAMAELPLGVKALGSNPRKSAKDGAGEVDVTVTIAGVVFAPGRHVWADADGVLVER from the coding sequence ATGACGATCGCAACGGCCGACCTGTACGACGAGCGCGGCGACGAACTCGACTCGCTCTCTCTCGCGATGATCGACCTCGGCGGGCACGTCGCCTTCGACGGACCGATCCGCACCGTCCGCTGCCACCGCGACAATGCGCTGGTCAAGAGAGTGCTCGCGACCCCCGGCGACGGAGCCGTGCTCGTGGTCGACGGCGGTGGTTCGCTCGAGTCGGCGCTCGTGGGCGACCTGATCGCCGCGTCCGCGGTCGACAACGGGTGGGCGGGGGTCATCGTGAACGGGGCGATCCGCGACCGCGCGGCGATGGCCGAGCTGCCCCTGGGGGTCAAGGCGCTCGGCTCGAACCCCCGCAAGAGCGCGAAGGACGGCGCGGGCGAGGTCGACGTGACGGTGACCATCGCGGGGGTCGTCTTCGCGCCGGGACGCCACGTGTGGGCGGACGCCGACGGGGTGCTCGTGGAGCGCTGA
- a CDS encoding glycoside hydrolase family 15 protein, producing the protein MTTPIEDYAVLSNCRSAALVSSAGSVDWLCMPRYDSGSMFGALLGDESHGAWSLRPADPEATATRRYDGDTFVLVTRWETATGVADVYDAMPVDEGVEALIRRVVGVSGEVDFVSEVRLRFDYARAVPWVRQVGRGDEHAILAVAGPDAVTLRGPRLIAVDTAHRGRWTTVAGASIDSVLAWGPSWQDPPAPFNVEAALERTREWWAAWADRVQSAGTHAALVTRSLMVLRALTHSETGGIVAAATTSLPEAFGGSRNWDYRYVWLRDAALTLSAYIDHGYLDAAHRWRNWLLRAIAGDPADVQIMYGIAGERDLPEREISGLPGYGGAAPVRIGNGAVDQYQADVIGEVMVALEAARDAGVEETTFSWALQRALLDQLAGEVDRPDLGIWEMRGDPHFFTHSRAMVWAAFDRGIRAVEEGGRDGDVETWRTLRDRVRADIDAHGVHAGGWFTQHFETDEVDASLLVLPQVGFCAYDDPRMLATVARMEETLMPDGWLLRYRTTGVDGLTGDEHPFLACSFWLVGQYAHSGRRDEALALMQRLTAVANDLGLLSEEFDPTTGRQAGNTPQALSHLALVGAADALDATAPARED; encoded by the coding sequence GTGACGACTCCGATCGAGGACTACGCGGTCCTCAGCAACTGCCGATCCGCCGCTCTCGTTTCCTCTGCCGGGAGCGTCGACTGGTTGTGCATGCCGCGGTACGACAGCGGATCGATGTTCGGTGCCCTGCTGGGTGACGAGTCCCACGGGGCGTGGTCGCTGCGTCCGGCCGATCCCGAGGCCACAGCGACAAGGCGCTACGACGGGGACACCTTCGTCCTCGTCACGCGATGGGAGACCGCTACGGGAGTCGCCGACGTCTACGACGCGATGCCGGTCGACGAGGGTGTCGAGGCGCTCATCCGCCGCGTGGTCGGGGTGTCGGGGGAGGTCGACTTCGTCAGCGAGGTGCGGCTCCGCTTCGATTACGCCCGCGCCGTGCCGTGGGTGCGCCAGGTCGGCCGCGGCGACGAGCACGCCATCCTGGCCGTCGCCGGACCCGACGCCGTCACCCTCCGGGGCCCCCGCCTCATCGCCGTCGACACCGCCCACCGCGGCCGATGGACGACGGTCGCGGGCGCGAGCATCGACTCGGTGCTGGCGTGGGGGCCGTCGTGGCAGGATCCGCCGGCGCCGTTCAACGTCGAGGCGGCGCTCGAGCGGACCCGCGAATGGTGGGCCGCGTGGGCCGACCGGGTGCAGTCGGCCGGTACGCACGCGGCACTCGTCACCCGCTCGCTCATGGTTCTCCGCGCCCTGACCCACTCCGAGACGGGCGGCATCGTCGCGGCGGCGACCACCTCGCTCCCCGAGGCGTTCGGCGGATCGCGCAACTGGGACTACCGCTACGTCTGGCTGCGCGACGCCGCCCTCACGCTGAGCGCGTACATCGATCACGGGTACCTCGACGCGGCCCACCGCTGGCGCAACTGGCTCCTGCGGGCGATCGCGGGCGATCCGGCGGACGTGCAGATCATGTACGGCATCGCGGGCGAGCGCGACCTTCCCGAGCGCGAGATCTCCGGTCTTCCCGGCTACGGGGGCGCGGCCCCCGTGCGCATCGGCAACGGCGCGGTCGATCAGTACCAGGCCGACGTCATCGGCGAGGTCATGGTGGCCCTCGAGGCGGCTCGTGACGCCGGCGTCGAAGAGACGACGTTCTCGTGGGCCCTGCAGCGTGCGCTCCTCGATCAACTGGCCGGCGAGGTCGATCGCCCCGATCTTGGCATCTGGGAGATGCGCGGCGACCCGCACTTCTTCACGCACTCGCGGGCGATGGTGTGGGCCGCGTTCGACCGTGGCATCCGGGCCGTCGAAGAGGGCGGGCGCGATGGCGACGTCGAGACCTGGCGCACGCTGCGCGACCGGGTCCGGGCCGACATCGACGCGCACGGCGTGCACGCCGGCGGGTGGTTCACCCAGCACTTCGAGACCGACGAGGTCGACGCCTCGCTGCTCGTGTTGCCGCAGGTGGGCTTCTGCGCCTACGACGATCCGCGCATGCTCGCCACCGTGGCGCGCATGGAAGAGACGCTCATGCCCGACGGCTGGCTGCTGCGGTACCGGACGACGGGTGTCGACGGTCTCACCGGCGACGAGCACCCCTTCCTCGCGTGCTCGTTCTGGCTGGTCGGCCAGTACGCCCACAGCGGGCGCCGCGACGAGGCTCTCGCTCTCATGCAGCGGCTGACCGCAGTGGCCAACGATCTCGGCCTGCTGTCCGAGGAGTTCGACCCGACGACCGGTCGACAGGCCGGGAACACCCCGCAGGCGCTCTCGCACCTCGCTCTGGTGGGCGCCGCCGACGCCCTCGACGCCACGGCGCCCGCCCGCGAGGACTGA
- a CDS encoding GlxA family transcriptional regulator, whose product MRSVAVVTQPGFAPFEFGLACEAFGLDRGDDDIPNFDFRIVAPDPGVVPSNIGFSINVEHGLEAAADVDILVLAPIPREQWDAVDPRVIEVVRAAHERGAWLLSVCSGSFVLAASGVLDGRRATTHWRYADTMARMYPRIEVDPDVLYVQSGSIITSAGTAAGLDACLHLLRQELGSELANRIARRMVVAPQRDGGQAQFIASPIPVDSSLSLAPVTEWMLQNLDAELSVDRLAARAHMSPRTFARRFKADLGATPAAWLARQRLLHAQRLLEETDLGLDRIAAECGFGSAAVLRQNFARTMGLTPTAYRARFSCAGEAASGSVVAATAEPVPA is encoded by the coding sequence ATGCGATCGGTCGCCGTCGTCACCCAGCCGGGGTTCGCTCCGTTCGAGTTCGGTCTCGCGTGCGAGGCGTTCGGCCTCGACCGCGGCGATGACGACATCCCCAACTTCGACTTCCGCATCGTGGCCCCCGACCCCGGCGTGGTCCCCTCGAACATCGGGTTCTCGATCAACGTCGAGCACGGTCTCGAGGCGGCTGCCGATGTCGACATCCTCGTGCTCGCGCCCATTCCCCGGGAGCAGTGGGATGCCGTCGACCCCCGCGTGATCGAGGTCGTGCGTGCGGCGCACGAGCGCGGCGCCTGGCTGTTGAGCGTGTGCAGCGGGTCGTTCGTGCTCGCGGCATCCGGTGTTCTGGACGGAAGACGCGCGACGACCCACTGGCGCTACGCCGACACCATGGCGCGCATGTATCCCCGCATCGAGGTCGACCCCGACGTGCTCTACGTGCAGTCGGGCAGCATCATCACCAGTGCCGGGACGGCGGCCGGGCTCGACGCCTGCCTGCACCTGCTGCGCCAGGAGCTCGGCTCCGAGCTCGCCAACCGCATCGCCCGTCGCATGGTCGTCGCGCCCCAGCGCGACGGGGGGCAGGCTCAGTTCATCGCCTCGCCCATTCCGGTCGACTCCTCGCTCTCGCTCGCCCCGGTGACCGAGTGGATGCTGCAGAACCTGGATGCCGAGCTCTCGGTCGACCGGCTCGCCGCTCGCGCCCACATGTCGCCGCGCACCTTCGCTCGGCGGTTCAAGGCCGACCTGGGGGCCACACCGGCGGCGTGGCTCGCGCGCCAACGTCTGCTGCACGCCCAGCGACTGCTCGAAGAGACCGACCTCGGCCTGGACCGCATCGCGGCGGAGTGCGGGTTCGGGTCCGCGGCGGTGCTGCGACAGAACTTCGCCCGCACGATGGGGCTGACCCCGACGGCCTACCGGGCGCGGTTCTCGTGCGCGGGGGAGGCGGCATCCGGCTCCGTCGTGGCGGCGACCGCCGAGCCCGTCCCGGCCTGA
- a CDS encoding ATP-dependent Clp protease ATP-binding subunit, translating into MNATQQPGQEDARSALEQFGINLTDRARQGKLDPVIGRDGEIRRVSQVLTRRTKNNPVLIGEPGVGKTAVVEGLAQRIVAGDVAESLKDKELVSLDISALVAGAMYRGQFEERLKSVLKEITESDGRIITFIDELHVLMGAGGGEGSVAASNMLKPMLARGELRLIGATTLDEYREFIEKDAALERRFQQVYVGEPSVEDTVAILRGLKERYEAHHKVAIADAALVAAASLSNRYIPARQLPDKAIDLIDEAASRLRMEIDSAPLEIDELRRHVDRLKLEELALKKEKDDASKERLATLRETLAAEQAKLDDLQARWERERASLNRVGDLKTRLDAARVDAERAQREGNLERASRLLYAEIPALERELMVAEREEPAGDRMVNDQVTDEDIAAVIAAWTGIPVGRLLQGETEKLLNLERELGRRLIGQRDAVKAVSDAVRRSRAGISDPHRPVGSFLFLGPTGVGKTELAKSLADFLFDDEHAMVRIDMSEYGEKHSVSRLVGAPPGYIGYEQGGQLTEAVRRRPYSVVLLDEVEKAHPEVFDVLLQVMDDGRLTDGQGRTVDFTNVILVLTSNLGSPILIDPTLSMDTKREQVQALVRQAFKPEFVNRLDDIVIFQALSQDDLAQIVELAVDALHKRLRERRLSLAVTPDARSWLSERGYDPVYGARPLRRLIQTEIQNRLAMAILAGSVRDGDVVRVDVASDGDSLMLVSTGPATEEPGDDDVIEAEIVE; encoded by the coding sequence ATGAACGCCACTCAACAGCCGGGGCAGGAGGACGCGCGCAGCGCCCTCGAGCAGTTCGGCATCAACCTCACCGACCGGGCCCGTCAGGGCAAGCTCGACCCCGTCATCGGGCGCGACGGCGAGATCCGTCGCGTCAGCCAGGTGCTCACCCGGCGCACCAAGAACAACCCCGTGCTCATCGGTGAACCCGGCGTCGGCAAGACCGCCGTCGTCGAGGGCCTCGCCCAGCGCATCGTCGCGGGCGACGTCGCCGAGAGCCTCAAGGACAAAGAGCTCGTCTCGCTCGACATCTCGGCCCTGGTGGCCGGTGCGATGTACCGCGGGCAGTTCGAGGAGCGCCTCAAGAGCGTCCTCAAAGAGATCACCGAGTCCGACGGTCGCATCATCACGTTCATCGACGAGCTGCACGTGCTCATGGGCGCGGGTGGCGGCGAGGGTTCGGTCGCGGCCTCGAACATGCTCAAGCCCATGCTCGCGCGCGGCGAGCTGCGCCTGATCGGTGCGACCACGCTCGACGAGTACCGCGAGTTCATCGAGAAGGATGCCGCGCTGGAACGCCGCTTCCAGCAGGTCTACGTCGGCGAGCCTTCGGTTGAGGACACCGTTGCGATCCTCCGCGGCCTCAAGGAGCGGTACGAGGCGCACCACAAGGTCGCGATCGCCGACGCGGCGCTGGTGGCCGCGGCATCCCTGTCCAACCGCTACATCCCCGCGCGTCAGCTGCCCGACAAGGCGATCGACCTGATCGACGAAGCCGCATCGCGCCTGCGCATGGAGATCGACTCGGCCCCGCTCGAGATCGACGAGCTGCGTCGCCACGTCGACCGCCTCAAGCTCGAAGAGCTCGCGCTGAAGAAAGAGAAGGACGACGCGTCGAAAGAGCGCCTCGCCACGCTCCGCGAGACCCTCGCCGCCGAGCAGGCCAAGCTCGACGACCTGCAGGCGCGGTGGGAGCGCGAGCGCGCTTCGCTCAACCGCGTCGGCGACCTGAAGACCCGGCTGGATGCCGCTCGCGTCGACGCCGAGCGCGCGCAGCGCGAGGGCAACCTCGAGCGGGCGTCGCGACTGCTGTACGCCGAGATCCCGGCGCTGGAGCGCGAGCTCATGGTCGCCGAACGCGAAGAGCCCGCGGGCGACCGCATGGTCAACGACCAGGTCACCGACGAGGACATCGCGGCCGTCATCGCGGCGTGGACGGGCATTCCGGTGGGACGCCTGCTGCAGGGAGAGACCGAGAAGCTGCTCAACCTCGAGCGCGAGCTCGGCCGGCGCCTCATCGGACAGCGGGATGCCGTGAAGGCGGTGTCCGACGCCGTTCGTCGCTCGCGCGCGGGCATCAGCGACCCGCACCGACCGGTCGGATCGTTCCTGTTCCTCGGCCCGACCGGTGTCGGCAAGACCGAGCTCGCGAAGTCGCTCGCCGACTTCCTCTTCGACGACGAGCACGCCATGGTGCGCATCGACATGTCGGAGTACGGCGAGAAGCACTCCGTCTCGCGCCTGGTCGGTGCCCCTCCGGGCTACATCGGCTACGAGCAGGGCGGCCAGCTGACCGAGGCCGTGCGCCGTCGGCCGTACTCGGTGGTGCTGCTCGACGAGGTCGAGAAGGCGCACCCCGAGGTGTTCGACGTGCTGCTGCAGGTCATGGACGACGGTCGACTGACCGACGGCCAGGGCCGCACCGTGGACTTCACCAACGTCATCCTGGTGCTCACCTCGAACCTCGGCTCGCCCATCCTCATCGACCCGACCCTGTCGATGGACACCAAGCGCGAGCAGGTGCAGGCGCTCGTCCGTCAGGCCTTCAAGCCGGAGTTCGTGAACCGTCTCGACGACATCGTGATCTTCCAGGCCCTGAGCCAGGACGACCTCGCGCAGATCGTCGAGCTCGCCGTCGACGCGCTGCACAAGCGTCTTCGCGAGCGCCGGCTGAGCCTGGCGGTCACCCCCGACGCCCGGTCGTGGCTGTCCGAGCGCGGATACGACCCGGTGTACGGCGCCCGTCCGCTGCGGCGTCTCATCCAGACCGAGATCCAGAACCGCCTCGCGATGGCGATCCTGGCGGGCTCGGTGCGCGACGGAGACGTCGTGCGGGTCGACGTGGCCAGCGACGGTGACTCGCTCATGCTCGTGAGCACCGGTCCCGCCACGGAAGAACCCGGAGACGACGACGTGATCGAGGCCGAGATCGTCGAGTAG
- a CDS encoding glycosyltransferase — MTTPATPADPSEPAASTDPSATLEAVPAPDRPLRILIGADTFLPHVNGAARFAERLAAGLVARGHDVHVAAPSVGHGNAGTATEVIEDQPMTMHRLPAYRFLPHDWLTFVLPWRSKHYARILLDEIKPDVVHIQSHIVIGRGLAREARKRGIPVIATNHVMAENILDFTTLPDFLDRIFVKLAWADAERTFKMTRAVTTPTRKAADFLESTIDISGVIPISCGIDRSNYRPDLTPRDANRILFVGRLTTEKHIDVVLKALSQLDPALDVTFDVVGGGDQRAKLETLAQQLGVSSRVTFHGHASEEDLRTLYSRASVFAIASIAELQSIATMEAMASGLPIVAANAVALPHLVHEGENGYLFEPGNADELAARLTDVLTAAPEERTRMQQASLDAVAVHDINRTLDTFEALYRGRPLPE, encoded by the coding sequence GTGACCACTCCTGCGACGCCCGCCGATCCGTCCGAGCCCGCCGCGTCGACCGACCCTTCGGCCACTCTCGAAGCGGTGCCGGCCCCCGATCGCCCCCTGCGGATCCTCATCGGCGCCGACACCTTCCTCCCCCACGTGAACGGCGCCGCGCGTTTCGCCGAGCGCCTCGCCGCCGGCCTCGTCGCTCGCGGCCACGACGTGCACGTCGCCGCCCCGAGCGTGGGCCACGGCAACGCCGGCACGGCGACCGAGGTCATCGAAGATCAGCCGATGACCATGCACCGGCTCCCGGCGTACCGCTTCCTCCCGCACGACTGGCTCACCTTCGTGCTGCCGTGGCGTTCGAAGCATTACGCCCGCATCCTGCTCGACGAGATCAAGCCCGACGTCGTGCACATCCAGTCGCACATCGTCATCGGTCGAGGCCTCGCGCGCGAGGCGCGTAAGCGCGGCATCCCCGTCATCGCGACCAACCACGTGATGGCTGAGAACATCCTCGACTTCACCACGCTCCCCGACTTCCTCGACCGCATCTTCGTGAAGCTCGCGTGGGCCGACGCCGAGCGCACGTTCAAGATGACGCGCGCGGTCACGACGCCCACGCGCAAGGCCGCGGACTTCCTCGAGTCGACGATCGACATCTCGGGGGTCATCCCGATCTCGTGCGGTATCGATCGGTCGAACTACCGCCCCGACCTCACCCCTCGCGACGCCAACCGCATCCTGTTCGTGGGGCGTCTCACGACCGAGAAGCACATCGACGTGGTGCTGAAGGCCCTTTCGCAGCTCGACCCCGCCCTCGACGTCACGTTCGACGTCGTCGGCGGTGGCGACCAGCGCGCCAAACTCGAGACCCTCGCGCAGCAGCTCGGTGTCTCCTCGCGCGTGACGTTCCACGGCCATGCGTCGGAAGAAGACCTGCGCACGCTCTACTCGCGGGCCAGCGTCTTCGCCATCGCCTCGATCGCCGAGCTGCAGTCGATCGCGACGATGGAGGCCATGGCATCCGGTCTGCCGATCGTGGCGGCGAACGCGGTGGCGCTCCCGCACCTCGTTCACGAGGGCGAGAACGGCTACCTCTTCGAGCCGGGCAACGCCGACGAGCTCGCCGCGCGCCTGACCGACGTGCTCACGGCCGCGCCCGAGGAGCGCACGCGCATGCAGCAGGCGTCGCTCGATGCGGTCGCCGTGCACGACATCAACCGGACGCTCGACACTTTCGAGGCGCTGTACCGCGGTCGGCCGCTGCCGGAGTAA
- a CDS encoding VOC family protein: MFRPDGAFSGFAVDDLEAAHRFYADTLGLRVEVLEGSGFLTLHLGSGGRVLVYGKPHHEPASFTVLNFPVADVEAAVDDLRSRGVDTKIYDDADFPTDSRGIMREGGPLVAWFRDPAGNVLAVLDE, from the coding sequence ATGTTCCGTCCCGATGGCGCCTTTTCGGGGTTCGCGGTCGACGACCTCGAGGCCGCTCACCGCTTCTACGCGGACACCCTCGGACTCCGGGTGGAGGTGCTCGAGGGGTCGGGGTTCCTCACGCTCCATCTGGGGTCCGGAGGGCGCGTCCTCGTCTACGGCAAGCCGCACCACGAGCCCGCGTCGTTCACCGTGCTCAACTTCCCGGTGGCCGACGTCGAGGCGGCCGTCGACGATCTGCGCTCGCGCGGCGTCGACACGAAGATCTACGACGACGCCGACTTCCCGACGGACTCGCGCGGGATCATGCGCGAGGGCGGTCCGCTGGTCGCCTGGTTCCGCGATCCGGCGGGCAACGTTCTCGCCGTCCTCGACGAGTGA
- a CDS encoding nitroreductase family protein — protein sequence MSLTLDRTAPTDAPILDVLAERWSTRVFDPETPIDEAALRSALEAARWAPSGMNFQPWRFIVARRGTAAHEKVVSALMGFNQAWAPDAGALLVVLAETETEDGEARTWALYDSGQAAAHFTVQAHAEGLSTHQMGGFVADELRAAFDIDARFTPVTVIAVGALGDVDAAEEGLRQRELAPRQRRTVEESLLVDD from the coding sequence ATGTCTCTCACGCTCGACCGCACCGCCCCCACCGACGCTCCCATCCTCGACGTGCTCGCCGAGCGCTGGAGCACCCGCGTCTTCGACCCCGAGACGCCGATCGACGAAGCCGCTCTGCGCTCCGCCCTCGAGGCCGCCCGTTGGGCCCCCTCGGGCATGAACTTCCAGCCGTGGCGCTTCATCGTCGCGCGCCGCGGGACCGCCGCCCACGAAAAGGTCGTCTCGGCTCTCATGGGCTTCAACCAGGCCTGGGCACCCGACGCCGGCGCCCTCCTCGTGGTGCTCGCCGAAACCGAGACCGAAGACGGCGAAGCGCGCACCTGGGCGCTCTACGACAGCGGCCAGGCCGCCGCGCACTTCACCGTGCAGGCGCACGCCGAGGGCCTCTCGACCCACCAGATGGGCGGCTTCGTGGCCGACGAGTTGCGCGCCGCCTTCGACATCGACGCGCGTTTCACCCCGGTCACCGTGATCGCCGTCGGCGCGCTCGGCGACGTCGACGCGGCCGAAGAGGGCCTGCGTCAGCGCGAGCTCGCCCCTCGCCAGCGTCGCACGGTCGAGGAGTCGCTGCTCGTCGACGACTGA
- a CDS encoding glycosyltransferase, translating into MHVVMFADQHLESLGGAQVSMRLQKRFLERAGHVVTVVAPRPHRESAGDAAYLDLPSIAITPDREYALTWPGVRTDRFLDAEMGARLRVDVVHVQADFWGAFIGHRYAARHGLPVVHTMHNRVDVGIEATAPFPGLVLRALNAWARRVLPGGAADRAGVRGGAVDSSTSPRGAREGTGPSRGPADGWAFLRQLARLSRAVTAPSSHFARRLEAHGVAEVVDVIWNGIDDDVLDAALSAEASERRPGRPRFIWLGRMSPEKRLLPFLEAVIASGIEAEVEIVGGGSQLRAARRLVERSSPAASIIFAGRLPYTETLRRLADADAVVQTSIGFETQGMTVFEAASLGTPAVVSDPDIAAELGSGVWAVADATVPALAEALRTAAADIVAGTPAVPDPSIAERFRQSSRTAAMVDVYTRAVAEGR; encoded by the coding sequence GTGCACGTCGTGATGTTCGCCGACCAGCACCTCGAGTCGCTCGGCGGCGCGCAGGTGTCCATGCGCTTGCAGAAACGCTTCCTCGAGCGCGCGGGACACGTGGTCACGGTCGTCGCGCCGCGCCCGCACCGCGAGAGCGCCGGCGACGCGGCTTACCTCGACCTTCCGTCGATCGCGATCACCCCCGACCGCGAGTACGCCCTCACCTGGCCGGGCGTCCGGACGGATCGATTCCTGGATGCCGAGATGGGTGCGCGACTTCGCGTCGACGTCGTGCACGTGCAGGCGGACTTCTGGGGGGCGTTCATCGGTCACCGGTACGCCGCGCGCCACGGACTGCCCGTCGTGCACACGATGCACAACCGCGTCGACGTGGGGATCGAGGCGACCGCGCCCTTCCCGGGTCTCGTGCTACGGGCCCTCAACGCCTGGGCGCGGCGGGTGCTGCCCGGGGGCGCCGCCGACCGCGCCGGAGTTCGCGGGGGAGCAGTCGATTCAAGCACGTCACCCCGGGGTGCCCGCGAAGGCACGGGTCCGTCGCGCGGACCGGCCGACGGGTGGGCGTTCCTGCGTCAGCTGGCCCGACTCTCGCGGGCGGTCACGGCGCCATCGAGCCACTTCGCCCGCCGCCTCGAGGCGCACGGCGTCGCCGAGGTCGTCGACGTGATCTGGAACGGCATCGACGACGACGTGCTCGACGCCGCCCTGAGTGCCGAGGCGTCGGAACGCCGACCGGGCCGACCGCGTTTCATCTGGCTCGGACGCATGAGTCCCGAGAAGCGTCTGCTGCCGTTCCTCGAAGCGGTCATCGCGTCGGGCATCGAGGCCGAGGTCGAGATCGTCGGTGGCGGGTCGCAGCTTCGTGCCGCGCGTCGCCTGGTCGAGCGGTCGTCGCCCGCGGCGTCCATCATCTTCGCGGGGCGACTGCCGTACACCGAGACGCTCCGCCGACTCGCCGACGCCGACGCGGTGGTGCAGACCTCGATCGGCTTCGAGACGCAGGGCATGACCGTGTTCGAAGCGGCCTCGCTCGGAACCCCGGCCGTGGTGAGCGACCCCGACATCGCGGCGGAGCTGGGCTCGGGGGTGTGGGCGGTGGCGGATGCCACGGTCCCCGCCCTCGCCGAGGCGCTCCGTACCGCGGCGGCCGACATCGTCGCGGGCACTCCGGCGGTGCCCGACCCGTCGATCGCGGAACGGTTCCGTCAGTCCTCGCGGACGGCGGCGATGGTCGACGTGTACACGCGCGCGGTCGCTGAGGGGCGCTGA